The nucleotide sequence TCAAAAACATCATGCAAATCGAATCTCCTTGTGTGAGCTGCACCTGCTGACATTTGGTGATAAATCTGCAAATTACGTTAGTGGTGGGACATGTTCCCTCCACtgggaacatttttttttaggttaaaCAGctctcttaaaggtccagtgtggaagATTTGGTGATGCTTCAAAACTGTTGGGGATGGCGTTGgaatggttagcattgttgcctcacagcaagagggtttctggtttgaacccagggtgggggagcccttctatgtggagtttgcatgttctctccgtgtcagaatgggttttctctgagtactccagcttcctcccacagtccaaagacatgcagtttaagttaattagtgactctaaatttcccgtaggtgtgaatgtgagtgtgaatggttgtctgtctctatgtgtcagccctgtgatagtctggtggcctgtccagggtgtaccctgcctctcgctcaatgccagctgggataggctccagccccgcCGCGACatgataagcggttacggaaaatgaatgaaatgaatgaatgagctctcttaaaggtctagtgtgagATTTAGGGCATCTAGCAGATTGCAACAAAACTTCTCTTGGTTAGAATTCTTTGGTGTTCATTGTGCGCATGATCTGGGAGCCAATTTACCCGCAAAGGTCTCctacaaaacaaactgaccacgggcctcatttataaagcagtACGTAGGATCCATACATCCATAAAAATGTACAGAAGGCCAAAGCAAAAATGGCTTGCGCTAAAAAATATGCATCAATTTCAGGCTTCCACCTTATCATCCGTTTGTAAGCAAGTTTCTCCCGCCAAGTCTGTCTTCATAGATCGGTGAGAAGTGGcttacgcctctttcaggcctcattttgtgagtaggcaatgtttataaatgagatctTGCtattttaaacagtaaaaacactgaataaagaagtttaATATTACGAAACAGTGTTTCCTACACTGTTAGCCGAGCACCTGCTAatttgtgctcaccttttttctttgatgACTTAACATCCAGACGTTCAGGGGATTTTTCAGGCttaattatccacagaggtctcttcctggtgatttaaacccgTAAAAACACTAGATGACgcaattttacattaaaaaaatctgtgtttttccaacactacTCAttgcagacaaaccaaacactagctgtCTGGAGCGTTTGGTTTGgtctgtctgttctgggctactgtagaaacatggtggtgcaacatggcgatatCTGTAAATGAGGACCCCCTcactgtgtagatataaacagctcattctaaggtaaccaaaacacaatttttattctcagatgattatacactaaagaaaacatacttactataCTGTATTCCATTTCTTCCAATGTATCaccctaaatcatacacactggacttttataCACTCAATGGAAGGTGCAACAAGAGGTGTAAACACCTCTTTATGTTGCGTTTGAGGGCAGTTTTACAAAGTAAACCTCTGCAACAGGCAGTTTAGTAAACTGCAGCTTCCACACAGACAACCCTGAGAGGtgagctgtccatggtgctgaaactaAGTGCTGCTCTCCCACAGGACAAAAAGAccacacaatataaaacattttcatttaattccCATCACTTTTCAGTATATTGTTGCATCATTTTTTGGCAGGGGGAAACTGGCTGCACTAAAACTAATTGGACTAGTGTTGGATGAGCACTTCTCCCCCTCAACAACAAATTGTAGAAGAAGCCGCCTCCCGCCCTGCCTTAAGCACGAATTAATCAGGTAATCATCTCTTGTCTTATCCTCAATATACAGCCCATTAACATTAGGCAACGCTCTCTTTGGTGGTTCTCCAAGCCATGCACACTGACAATGATTAGTAGCTCTGAGGACGAGGATAAATACAGTAATTTACTTTCAGCACCCTGAGAGCAACTACCtgtccctcctccctctttctccctctgtcacacacacacacaggtgcattATATATGGAGTCACACTGTaagtcatgtgtttgttttaaacccACTGACCAAACACAACACAGGTGATAAGGTGGGACCCACTTGCAGGGAGCAGGTACGTGATACTGAACCTACAAGTACAAAGTGTGCTTGCTCAGCTGCTTGTTCAGAGTCAGTGTTGTTAAAGCCTTAATTTCCTTAATATTAATTCCACCTGCGTCTTCTCTGGGtaagatgatgaaaaaacacTGTGTAATGTGAGGATTTACAGCCTGCATTGCGTGTATGAAATGAGTCGGAAttttaaatgactgaaacaGTCAGAGTGATGTCTTAACTGCATTGTTGTTCTTGTGAATGGACTCGCGCCTATCCTGCACCAAAAGCAAGATGTCgccaaaagtgtgtgtttgtgctgccaAGACAACATTTGGGGACTATTACTCATGAAGAGCAGAGAGGATAGCCTAAACACCGTTAACCAcctttatgtgtgtctgtgctctctctccctctccctccctgtgtgtgtgtgtgcatgtgtctccgtgtgtgtttgtgtgcatataGGTAATAAGCTGCTCCGCCACTGCGCAACGATGGAGCTATCGCAACGATGGAGATGACGCAAACCGACCCAGCTCTCCGAAAAAGTGTTTCAAGACGAACATGGCGGCAACTTAACCGCGGTCCAAGATGACAATGGCCAACGGGAGAAAGGATTCTAGGCTTTCCGCCCAAGCACCGGACAGTGTGCGTGCATCGAAAGGGCTCGTTGCTCTCCTTTAAGTCAATCTGCAAAGCGAACGGCGGCAGACGCGCAGCATCAGCACCGAGAGGCTCGCAACAGCTGGTCTCCCTGCGCCCCCGACGAGAGAACAAACCCGGGGAGGGACGGTAGGGAGAGGGGGGCATGCGGTCAAAGAGGACGCCGTTTCCCCCCGGAGAGCCATGGAGAACCGGGATGCGGCAGCGCGAAGCTTAATCTGTGCGGGCGCGCTAATTGGATCGGAATAGCACCGATTGCTGCGGGCGCGATAGAGAAGCGCCCTGGACCGGCGGAGGCACGGCACCCCACCGTTACAGAGGAGAACCAACCGGAGTCCGTCTCCCCCCAAGTCAATGAGTATTGTGGCAGAGCAGCCCCCGCGGTGGAGTCGGCCAGGGCAGCACTTTCCTAAAATATGACCAGGGGTGCTTGGATGCGTCGGCAGCATGATGAGGGCTTAAAATACTGGTTTGCACCCCGAGAGAACGAGAAGCCATTTACCGAGTCGGAGCGGGCCCAGAGATGGCGACTGTCGctggcctctctgctgttcatCACCGTCCTGCTCTCTGATCACTTGTGGTTCTGCGCCGAGGCGAAACTGACGCGAACCCGAGACAAGCGGTCGGACGAGGGGCTTGCATACACGGACATGGGCGAGTACCCAAACTCCCTCCACCGACACCATATCCCAACATCACCTGACCCCAACCGCCTCGCCAGAGAGGAAGATGTTATTTTTATAGGGAATTCTACCAAACCTCTGTGGCGAATGGACACCTGTCATCCAGACAGCCTGTCCAAAGACTGCTTTACTTTCACGGACGCGAAGACCGTGTGCCGGGGCCTCTCCGGTGGAGGGGAAAAGGGGACACAGTTGGCGTACGTGAATCTGAGCGATTTGTACCTTTCTTTTTGTAATTCCTACTCACTTTTGGATTTGTTTTACGGGTTTACGAGTCCGGACGTTGTGAATTGCACCCTGGATATGCCCATGGGGGCGGATGAATGCACCGAGTGTGTTCGGGCTTATCAGCTTCTTGACCAGCAGGCGGAGGAAATCTACCGGGAGTTTGAACTGCTGGTTCAGAAATATGAGACGGATGCATACTCGGTTAGGACGTGCATGGAGGAATGCAAGGTAGGACTAACGaggcgcgcacgcacacacgcgcacacacacacaagtgcttTTAAGGGGGTGGGTTCACAGTCGTCATGGCAACCATTGGGCATATCTGTCAGTATATTggtatttattctttatttattttgtagagATCAGGCAACCAGTGCTTTTACTGCATCAGCTGGTCTGTCAGGgtttgcacaaacacacagttgcaCCACATGACAGTACCATGGGGGACCAGAGGACAGGCCAGCAGACTCCTGCAGTCCCTCATCACTCTCTTTCCCCCCTtgtttctcttcctctgcctctctaaATCTAATCTCGTGGACCACTTTGTGAACTGTGACTGTGGAAGTGACGTTTGACATTTGGAGCAAGGGCCAGGCTTGCACCGCAGCTCTgtgaaatgagaggagagagggctgTTGAGTGGTGCTCATTTCAATATCGTTAATAGCACACGAGTGATTTCTGCACCTAATCCAGGCTTTGTATTGTCCCCAGTTTGCTTGTTGTCTCGATAACATGGCAGCCTCAAACAGCACATATCTCAGGTTGTGGAGTACATGTTGTGCATGTCAACAGCGTAGCATACCCAGGTCTACATcatctatacacacacacacacacacatacagacaaacacacttttACTTCAGGCATCAGGGCCCTCTCAGCTGTGTTGAACAAAGACAACGCACCTGTAAATAGTAACATGGTGGAGATACATTGGATATTACACTTCAATCTGGATCATTTGTTGCGCGCTGGACTGTTGCAGAGGCTCTGTCTCCCCGACAGCTGTGCATCCTCCTGTGCTCGCTGTCCACGCTGCTGAGAGAAGGCCCTGCAAGAGGCCTTTCAGGAAGACATGCTTGTTCCTGTGGCTGTGTACTTATGGAACGACATCAATTGATTTAATTAGTGTGGCAGTGAAGTacggttgtttttgttcacctTATTGGCACAGGGACCAGCCTCATCTCTTAAACAGAGTGGACCACACTGCATGTCCTCCCACCTCTATCCATACCTGATTAGCTCAGTCAGGTGGGTTGATGTGTTCATGTTTGGATAgatggaaatgtgcagtttgggGGTCTTTCATTAACAAGATTGAGAACTGCTGGTATAATAAATATGGAATATGGTTCATGACATGAGGGATGTGGGAGTATGGCTTGACAAGGACAAAAGAGATTTACTGTATGTTAGTGTGGCTTGTACTGCGTCTGATACTCTGATGCTGTGTCTATTGTATAGCTTCAATTATTTCGCAAATTAACTTTTTACCCGTGCCACATCATGTTCTTATCAAGTTTCTTGTCCTGAACATTAAGGTTTTGAGGAATTATAATGACAGTTGATATAAAATGCATCCAAAGCCAGGAGAGCTGCAGCATCACCACAAAAGCACTGTGTAGTAACAGGTCAGGAAATGAACTTCGGAAAGCAGGAAATCTTCCGTCAAAACTGCCCTCATAATGGTCCTGCAACCCAAACCCCATTTCTACAAGATGGATGTTGTACAAGGGCAGATGGTCagggtgctgggctgtgagtgCTGAtaatccatgtgtgtgtgtgaggaaggcCAGTTAGTGGGAGGATACACAAAGGATAAAccttcacattgtaatcatgtgttgtttatatatttgtttcttGTGAGTCATAGCTTATTGTTAGGCTCTgactgtgtgcatgcatgtacatATGTGCATGAGGCTGTTTCCTACAACATCATATAGCTGCTTCCTTCTCATGCCATTTAATCACCAGTGTGCATTTGCACTCCTACTCTTTGCTAATGTAATCAGACTCAGGCAGGGCTACAGCAGCCTTTTAGCCCCTTTAGCCCAATCTGAATTGCTAATCTGCTCCAGTGTTCGTGTGACCTTTGTGAAAGCACAGCACCCCAGGCCTGCATCACAAACCACCGCTCCTTGAAGAACCACTCCGCTGGACAATAAGAGACATTAGACAGCTTGAaacaatattattactattcactcgtatctttcttttctctcttgtcTCTGACATTTTCACTTCTTCATCTTCGTTTTAAACAACTGCTTAAGGTTTCTTTCAAatagtttaaagggacagttgttttggtgtgagttgcagagtgttagagatatcttccatagagatgtctgccttctctccaatttaatggaactagatagcaCTTGACTTGTTGTCCGTAaagcagcagcaatgtctctttgcagaaatcatgaccccggttctcaagataatccacacagcttgttgtgagcagttttatgtaggaactattttctttctactgaacacACCCACCAattgtatcactgcacagaaggaagcatgcatctcctgctagctcacctagcaccactgagctagttaacgttacatctcagccgaggaggacccCTTTAATGTTTAGATATCACGCTGTCATGAGCACgggcctctcgtccatgagtggACACATGCCTCTTTCTGCATGGTAATGCGGTTGGCGGGTGCAGTTTGGTACAAAGAAAGTAATTCCTAAATGAAACTGCTGCAACAGTTGGTGTCATTATATCCACGAGACGGCCGACAAcgctacggccaatatctctaACACTCAGGAACTGAGGAACACTCAggtggggtgaactgttcctttaaatcaaCTGAAACTGTAACATCACGtgatgtttgtttatgttgtgtCAATGTTGTATACGTACACGGGATGGGAGAACAGATAAGCCGTTAGAtgataaaaaaggaaaagggatAATGGAAAATATGAGGCAGGTGAATTTCAAGAGGCATCAATACGATACGCACACACATAATATGACATAACTAGTCTACTAATCTTCATGGACAGATGTAAACTGTGGGTGTCATTATCATTCAAACCAGCTAGTTTTCATCAGCATGGTGTTTGGCACCAGGCCTGCCTTGTTTACTGTCAGAGAATGATGTGTTACTAGAGTTCACTGGCAAGCGTTACCTGTGCAGCTAAAGCCTCACTGAGCTTATTTCTCTGTGTCATAGACCTCCATTGTTGCCCCAGacctattaaaaacacatcagtgggcCACAGTGTTGTACTGAGTGACATGTTTATCTGTTTCCATGAAAATAGGCACCGTAGTTGATTTAGAGTCAAACCACATACCCCGTCCTGCTGTTGCAAATACTCATTAGTGATCTGAATGTGTATGTATCTGTTGAATAGTTCCCAAAAAATGAACTTCTGTTTGAGTAATATTCGATAAAACTACAGTGCACAGCTGTTTTAGAAAACGACTTAGCtattaaaaataactttatatttgtgacatgttttaaaagatttaaatcTTCAGAAGGAGCGTATGGgtgccacagacagacagggtaGAGAAGTTTCATTTTCAGATGCTGCATTTGACTGAGACGGGTCTTTCTTACTCTGACTTGTGACTTTAAAGCCCCACTTTTGCACCACCTTTGCACAATTACGCTTGACATGTagtaaaagcacaggtgtaaataaataaatgcaattaaGCTGCTTCAGTCTCAGGGTCCTGGTTGTTGATTGTTGGCTcattgtcacactgtcatgactaTAATGAAATAATTCCTAATGTTAGTAACGTGTGCTTTCCTTACAattacaagtcaaaatgtctgctgttacaAGGCATATTACTCCCTAAGAAACTAATTTCAGGACAAGTCCGCAAACTATGTTtacagtagggctgggcgatatggagtaAATCAAACATTAGGATATTTTTGACCCAATACCTCAATATTGATGTTGCACTGATACTGTAGGGTTGACTTAAAGTGCGTAAAGTGGGTAAATGCAAGTAATAAAACAGCTAATACAGTCTGGTAACTtcaaaaaatgacatcactttactgtaatgcagcctttaaaaccaagaaaatacaacatttatGATATTACGATATCCAAAGTTGGAGACGAATTCTAGTCTCATAACACAGTACTGACGTAAGATTGATATGTCACCCAGCCCTAAATTACAGTAGCTTATGATTCTCAATATCTGATGTTTTCATGCAATATTTCTGCTTCATTTGAGATGGAAAAATGACATGTGCTTAACTCTACAGGCATGTAGGTAAAGGAAGTTCACATTATCGTGAGTAAAGTCTGCTACAGCCAACTCAGgtgaaaaaaacagaacttttgGCACAGTGTGGCGTGTACAGTACCGTATACACCAGCACAGGGACATCAGAAAAATGTGTATCAAATGAAACATAATGGAAGAGGTGTGCAAATTGTTGTGCTATATCCAAGGCTGTAGACAGGACCAACTTAAtcgagtccaagtcaagtccaagCGCAGTCCAGAGCAAATCGAGTCCTTTTCAAGACCAGAATACGCAATAGTTTCTGTCCAATGCTAATATAGTGTTTAAGGAGTTAGGATggacaatgaaataaactatgaGTGAACATAACTGATCTATCTCCTAACATCAAACTCATCAATGCATAGAATTTAGGTCTGAGGCCCATTACAGGCTCCTACTGGTAAGCTAACCAAAATACTTTAAAttctttgttgtgttgtgcCAGAGTTGCTTGCAAAATTGGTGCAGTATCacagaggaagaggtggagggaggggtATTTTCTTTTCACGTATCATGTTGGTAAAATTAGGCAACGTTCTGTACAACTGTTCCCGAATCAGCAGCCAGGAACGACCAGTTCTCAATAGCTGAGCCTGAGACCAAGACTAATTCCCAGTCCAACAAGGCATgagaacaaaacaaatgcaagaCCTTCAAAAGTGGTCTCAACACTGGACTCGAGTATCACCAGCCCTGGCTACACCCCTCCTCTTTGTtacctgtttttttctcctcctatTACCCTTTACTTCGTGTGTTCTTTGCACCTTTTGATCTCTGTATGTACCTGTTTATATCACACAGACATgtgattatacacacacacacacacacacacacacacacacacacacacacacacgcacacaaagagCCCCATGTGCAGTGTTTCCTGCAGGTCCAGACCTGACTGTCCCTTCCGGTGTAATTTAATTTGCACTCCCATAATTCTCTGCTTCTCTGGTGGCTGTGTCTCCAGGGCTCTGTCTCAACATGTTGATCTCCTTTCTCCCTCGATCTGTCATTGTCTCTCCCTCACTTTCACATCCTttccctctttgtctttctcccaTCTGTGTCAGAGCGCTGAGGAACCAACATCACACGTACACATGTGTCCAGTATCTGTCTCTGCATCACCTCCGCCCctttctcccctcctccttaTAGACTCACTTCCCATCAGGGGCCTTggtttctctctccctctcccttcctAGAGATATGTGGGTGTTGAGctcttctctgctgctggagtGATGGATGCTGATCTAGGTTAAGGTCCTTTCCTTCCCTTGAATTACAGGCCTGTCCACACAAATCCCACTGTGTGCTCCCTCAGCCAGCCTCT is from Epinephelus moara isolate mb chromosome 7, YSFRI_EMoa_1.0, whole genome shotgun sequence and encodes:
- the LOC126393605 gene encoding NALCN channel auxiliary factor 1, producing the protein MTRGAWMRRQHDEGLKYWFAPRENEKPFTESERAQRWRLSLASLLFITVLLSDHLWFCAEAKLTRTRDKRSDEGLAYTDMGEYPNSLHRHHIPTSPDPNRLAREEDVIFIGNSTKPLWRMDTCHPDSLSKDCFTFTDAKTVCRGLSGGGEKGTQLAYVNLSDLYLSFCNSYSLLDLFYGFTSPDVVNCTLDMPMGADECTECVRAYQLLDQQAEEIYREFELLVQKYETDAYSVRTCMEECKMVYKPWLCSQYFQTTQMHCSKRIPCGQYCLEVQQRCPFVLPDNDDLIHGGSPSFICTGLLEDHPSGVDPKAECCDVRWDLKVDNRSRGTLKRTHPPCQHRTSLSSSAACRLCNSRLKLCLLVLVLLHTVASLTASHNATGLGLPAITPLEESPANEE